Proteins encoded together in one Anopheles darlingi chromosome 3, idAnoDarlMG_H_01, whole genome shotgun sequence window:
- the LOC125955025 gene encoding pyruvate dehydrogenase [acetyl-transferring]-phosphatase 1, mitochondrial, translating to MTNLSLKILSLRSNVVTAASFIRSIHHESALHRSSGGPPKLSPYDVNNILRANEHTQEFFGGSVKCYDSNQLASNSPIEDSRSEATCAHTAGLLLGIFDGHGGPACSQVISKRLMRYIAASLVPPDDLRQHLLNGAQSFSFLNCHNDKLEFVSEIKELYEKSFLQFANELTNTTLAGFQMHQTLENAFVRLDQDLSREAIEMPSLRTMSVAMSGAVALVAHIDGPHLHVASVGDCSAVLGTVTDTGQWVAKKLTNEHNSDNVGEVRRLLSEHPATERDTVIRGERLLGQLAPLRAMGDFRYKWSREQLEQLVVPQFGEQVIAPYYLTPPYLSACPEITHHILTPRDKFLIIASDGLWDTMSAMQTVHLVGEHMYGKAFLQPLTLPKHDITLGEISQMLSTRKAGLQKKPLDRNAATHLIRNALGGTEYGIEHSKLSHMLSLPQDIVRLFRDDITITVVYFDSEYLRNCPT from the exons ATGACAAATTTGTCGCTCAAAATACTGTCCCTCCGGAGTAACGTGGTTACGGCGGCATCGTTTATCCGCAGCATCCATCATGAATCCGCTCTTCATCGCTCCTCCGGCGGACCACCGAAACTATCGCCGTACGAT GTCAATAACATACTACGCGCCAACGAGCATACGCAAGAGTTCTTCGGAGGTTCCGTGAAGTGCTACGATTCTAACCAGCTTGCCTCAAACTCTCCGATCGAGGACTCGCGCAGTGAAGCGACCTGTGCTCATACGGCCGGTCTGCTGCTCGGTATCTTCGATGGACACGGAGGTCCAGCCTGTTCGCAGGTGATAAGCAAACGCCTGATGCGTTACATCGCCGCATCGCTAGTGCCGCCGGATGATTTGCGGCAGCATCTGCTCAATGGTGCTCAAAGCTTTTCTTTCCTCAACTGCCACAACGATAAG CTCGAATTTGTTAGTGAAATCAAAGAATTATACGAGAAAAGCTTCCTCCAATTCGCAAACGAACTCACAAACACCACACTAGCTGGCTTCCAGATGCATCAAACGCTAGAGAACGCTTTCGTGCGGCTCGATCAGGATCTATCACGGGAAGCGATCGAAATGCCCAGCCTACGTACGATGTCGGTAGCGATGAGCGGTGCTGTGGCCCTCGTCGCGCACATCGATGGTCCCCACCTGCACGTCGCATCGGTCGGTGATTGTTCGGCCGTCCTAGGCACGGTTACCGATACCGGCCAGTGGGTCGCGAAGAAGCTCACCAACGAGCACAACTCGGACAATGTCGGTGAGGTGCGACGTTTGCTGAGCGAACACCCGGCCACCGAACGGGATACGGTCATTCGCGGTGAGCGATTGCTCGGTCAGCTTGCTCCGTTGCGCGCTATGGGTGACTTCCGGTACAAGTGGTCCCgggagcagctcgagcagctggTCGTGCCACAGTTTGGGGAACAGGTGATCGCCCCTTACTACCTCACGCCACCATACTTGAGCGCCTGCCCCGAGATTACGCACCATATTCTAACACCACGCGACAAATTTCTTATCATAGCAAGTGATGGACTGTGGGATACGATGAGTGCCATGCAGACGGTACACCTTGTCGGAGAGCACATGTACGGCAAGGCGTTCCTGCAGCCACTAACCCTACCAAAGCACGACATTACGCTCGGCGAAATTAGTCAGATGCTGAGCACGCGGAAAGCCGGTTTACAGAAGAAACCGTTGGATCGGAACGCCGCGACCCACCTGATACGGAATGCACTCGGTGGTACGGAGTACGGTATCGAGCACTCGAAACTATCGCACATGCTGTCGCTTCCCCAGGACATCGTGCGACTCTTTCGCGACGATATTACAATTACGGTCGTGTATTTTGATTCGGAGTACCTGCGAAATTGTCCCACCTAA
- the LOC125955614 gene encoding mediator of DNA damage checkpoint protein 1, which yields MRDQVKITTPRSKRLSVGVTVQASVTVHAPCDAKVSFHRSPTKTPDLNTVHRESGTSAAAVGVSKRMSLHENLLMRILSTPSDQPLYDRDASPETQRTADDSFDSCLSRGGTPVLEPLDHSPDDQLRCNTPPAIEGGTVHAANPQMMRLMRDLNSPSATARMRALRALKSPSKLKGYGAFDVPHEEQDIITADERLEPVQRTIQEVLRNVCVYVEVRSETDNRSDGIKQHIASLGARVNERLLKDTTHVIFKDGLLSTYQKAKKMNIPVVSILWIEACKRHTCLMNPDDFKISNHDRYDNPELYKRMRRQKSMQPGANGAAGTKKRTVTGGAVTKANAVLSPPTKLPTLHRIRKDDRLEKILNEFEAENKFPSTGVSSEPIDEYDEMLQAAPKRMLERFRNTPTTTDSPAVTAHADATRSTNTGDDGEMDCTPTGINGTDRSENMVLSRRALFSAGHATSTKNDKPLTPASRARRKTILFTPQMANVEEEATNNRQEQQTAKTPAQQQGTRSRRKTIVATVGDRSHNEEQTPIVVPTTRTIRTRRSSMLASVATEIQTLTLKESSVPIPAEPTSRRDRRKTVAFGNDENTPPHTAVAVGLSSMSRPSTKYNTICSPKDMDVSSVPNTAIPAGVSSSLGSTLDRYQTGSSSMNVSESEEVRRMSEKTKPTTESVQNSSRMSISTTSGSVQNRRRTLFTPGVASDTFMEALEVSETPPSNSSLHTKTRPSSAFLQHGNGSSILHRPKPTSNSTPKEPSAKTLLEEYQSSLRFSSTRAPDRRRQTVFDITMDIVDQRLSEINRRAAATAQRSSPEKSSSSSGSLLAPAQDALRSPPVQQTAITEYYWKATKSIEKMNKPRELITSNNSNSSASEAESASGTTEAQPRRRKLFNVQTQDVLFGDKPLPARVATPKRRSLAPVQMDSDASVASASAKKRRTTMLFQSPFEATQTVTVKKQPFQPGRGLPSMAATQNSAVVGPRQYLATTNLHTEQSTFLKEAIGTLGGGFILETDVTANTTHLVTLEARRTINLLRALIRGLWIVRYDWIVASATAGHWLPEEQYELRDFSPAIQANRSERQAFGKHYRSDLFADYGPFWISARCTVPPGQLRELLVLCHAKVTGNRGEARYLIVEKDGTQDYRVNGQQVCVDALWILDSITINKVKKLSLKYRIER from the exons ATGCGCGACCAAGTTAAGATAACGACGCCACGATCGAAACGGCTCTCGGTCGGTGTTACTGTGCAGGCGTCGGTCACCGTTCATGCACCGTGCGATGCAAAAGTATCCTTCCATCGATCGCCAACGAAAACTCCCGACCTAAACACCGTCCACCGGGAGTCGGGTACCtcggcggctgctgttggtgtcaGCAAAAGAATGAGTCTGCACGAGAACCTGCTGATGCGCATCCTGTCCACTCCAAGCGATCAGCCTCTGTACGACCGGGACGCATCTCCGGAGACGCAGCGCACGGCGGATGACTCGTTCGACAGTTGCTTATCCCGCGGCGGAACTCCGGTACTCGAGCCGCTCGATCACAGTCCTGATGATCAGTTGCGCTGCAACACACCACCCGCCATCGAAGGAGGGACAGTTCATGCGGCTAACCCACAGATGATGCGCCTGATGCGCGATCTCAACAGTCCCTCGGCAACGGCTCGCATGCGTGCGCTGCGCGCTCTGAAATCTCCGAGCAAGCTGAAGGGCTACGGAGCATTCGATGTACCGCACGAGGAACAAGACATCATTACGGCGGATGAGCGCCTTGAACCGGTCCAGCGCACCATCCAGGAGGTGCTGCGTAATGTGTGCGTCTACGTTGAGGTACGATCCGAGACGGACAATCGATCCGATGGCATCAAACAGCACATCGCCTCCCTTGGGGCACGTGTAAACGAACGGCTGCTGAA AGATACAACCCACGTGATATTCAAAGATGGTTTGTTATCGACGTATCAGAAGGCAAAGAAAATGAACATTCCCGTCGTTTCGATACTGTGGATTGAGGCCTGCAAACGCCATACATGTTTGATGAACCCGGATGACTTTAAGATCTCAAATCACGACCGCTACGACAATCCGGAACTGTATAAGCGTATGAGG CGCCAGAAGTCAATGCAACCGGGAGCAAATGGAGCAGCAGGCACCAAGAAACGGACCGTCACTGGCGGAGCGGTAACGAAGGCCAATGCCGTGCTATCACCCCCGACCAAGCTGCCAACGCTTCATCGCATCCGGAAAGATGATCGCTTAGAAAAGATTTTGAATGAATTTGAGGCCGAAAACAAATTCCCCAGCACCGGTGTCAGCAGTGAACCGATTGACGAATACGACGAAATGTTACAAGCGGCACCGAAACGAATGCTGGAGCGTTTTCGCAatacaccgaccaccaccgatagTCCTGCGGTAACGGCCCACGCCGATGCTACACGGTCAACAAATACCGGAGATGATGGGGAAATGGACTGCACGCCAACCGGaatcaacggaacggatcgaagcgaaaacatggTGCTTTCGCGACGCGCTCTGTTCTCTGCCGGTCATGCCACATCAACGAAAAATGATAAGCCACTGACACCGGCTTCAAGAGCGCGACGTAAGACGATCCTTTTCACTCCTCAGATGGCCAATGTCGAGGAAGAGGCGACCAATAATCGACAGGAGCAGCAAACGGCCAAAACTCCCGCTCAACAGCAGGGTACACGTTCTCGACGTAAAACTATCGTGGCCACTGTCGGAGATCGTAGTCACAATGAGGAGCAGACACCGATAGTTGTTCCAACAACCCGTACAATTCGTACACGCCGTAGTTCGATGCTAGCAAGCGTAGCTACGGAGATACAAACCTTAACCCTCAAGGAATCGTCGGTACCGATTCCGGCTGAACCGACGAGCAGACGAGACCGTCGCAAGACGGTCGCATTTGGTAACGATGAAAACACACCTCCACACACTGCGGTGGCGGTCGGTCTCAGTTCTATGTCGCGCCCGAGCACCAAATATAACACCATATGCTCACCAAAGGACATGGACGTATCGAGCGTTCCGAACACTGCCATACCGGCCGGCGTTTCCAGTTCCCTGGGGAGTACTTTGGACCGTTATCAAACCGGATCCTCATCAATGAACGTGTCAGAGTCGGAGGAGGTTCGAAGAATGTCAGAGAAAACAAAGCCTACTACTGAGAGCGTTCAAAATTCATCACGAATGTCCATATCAACCACTAGCGGATCAGTTCAGAACCGCAGAAGAACACTCTTCACCCCTGGCGTTGCTAGCGATACGTTCATGGAAGCACTGGAAGTGAGTGAGACTCCTCCGTCGAACTCATCGTTACACACCAAGACACGGCCCAGTTCGGCCTTCTTGCAACACGGCAATGGAAGTAGCATTTTGCATCGTCCTAAGCCTACTTCGAACTCAACTCCAAAAGAACCCTCTGCGAAGACTTTGCTCGAAGAGTATCAATCTTCGCTACGGTTCAGCTCGACGCGTGCCCCAGATCGTCGCCGCCAGACCGTATTTGACATCACGATGGATATCGTGGATCAGCGGCTTTCGGAGATCAATCGACGTGCTGCCGCGACGGCACAAAGAAGCTCTCCCGAGAAATCATCTTCCTCGTCTGGCTCATTGCTCGCCCCTGCCCAGGACGCTCTTCGTAGTCCTCCAGTACAGCAAACCGCAATCACTGAATACTACTGGAAGGCCActaaatcgatcgaaaagatGAATAAACCCCGTGAACTGATTACCAGCAACAATAGTAACAGCAGTGCCAGCGAGGCAGAAAGTGCTTCGGGAACGACGGAAGCACAACCACGCCGCCGGAAACTGTTTAATGTACAAACACAAGATGTTCTGTTCGGAGACAAACCGCTACCAGCTAGAGTGGCCACACCGAAAAGACGCTCCCTGGCACCGGTGCAAATGGATAGCGATGCATCGGTCGCTTCGGCCAGCGCCAAGAAGCGACGCACGACGATGCTATTCCAGTCACCGTTTGAAGCAACCCAAACAGTTACCGTGAAGAAGCAGCCATTTCAACCCGGTCGTGGACTGCCCTCGATGGCCGCGACACAAAATTCTGCAGTTGTCGGACCACGCCAGTACCTGGCCACGACAAATCTTCACACCGAGCAGAGCACCTTTCTGAAGGAG GCCATCGGTACGCTCGGTGGAGGGTTCATCCTGGAGACAGATGTGACCGCCAATACGACGCACCTCGTGACGCTGGAAGCGCGCCGTACCATTAATCTGCTGCGTGCCCTTATCCGTGGCCTGTGGATCGTGCGGTACGATTGGATAGTGGCATCGGCCACCGCAGGCCACTGGCTACCGGAGGAACAGTATGAATTGCGTGACTTTTCGCCCGCAATCCAGGCCAACCGGAGTGAACGGCAGGCATTCGGTAAGCACTACCGGAGTGACCTGTTTGCCGATTATGGGCCCTTCTGGATCTCAGCACGCTGCACCGTCCCCCCAGGCCAACTGCGAGAGCTGCTCGTGCTCTGTCACGCCAAAGTGACGGGGAACCGTGGAGAGGCACGGTATCTGATAGTCGAAAAGGACGGTACCCAAGATTATCGAGTAAATGGGCAGCAAGTTTGTGTGGACGCTCTTTGGATTCTCGATAGCATTACCATCAATAAGGTAAAGAAGCTATCGTTAAAGTATCGCATAGAGCGGTAG